One window of the Colletotrichum destructivum chromosome 6, complete sequence genome contains the following:
- a CDS encoding Putative prenylated rab acceptor PRA1: MARIQIPIDALTSRLGLQDRFNSMRSGGLSGRFANLRPISEFFDMKRLSKPANFGEVQSRWNYNLSYFSSNYSVVFLMLSIYALLTNWVLLFDIIFVIAGMFLIGKLDGRDLEIGSFKATTSQLWTGLLVISVPLGLYASPFATLLWLVGASGVGAAQQPSWEDGRRVVEELETEVDDSDTQGVGLVSRGQRFASDPLRFTGTDLGDRVAALRRGHNYQQSDDDEDDEDEDEDDSEDDTDEDSSDEEEDDVDWEQLSPRERDDALAQRALARVRRAQERGKLEVNLSKDEMAALDRRRKRLEKEARKQERRQRREREQRFAIPLSQFEPPTRRREPPMAAEDDLPRHPSPGTFAEVQTRDAMPPMGYFPPPNASRARPRSATSASQRPTPRIVGERGSSPFNYAYVQGGAAQRHPSDSANSRRGPLPSEEGWGPAPNMSPASSTSSMSKSQSNVDPFQFQIEGPRVAASRRNVSGSTDGQRTSVAPPVGRGSRTSRGPPPEEDSSEESSEESTSDDTGSGAQIAQPPPPPPPPPQPPMTRRGRKEAVAVEEAVTRESAREVSRGKKSANPSPSKRKPASSRRKKK, encoded by the exons ATGGCTCGTATCCAAATTCCCATCGACGCCTTGACGtcccgcctcggcctccaggACCGCTTTAACAGCATGCGCTCCGGTGGTTTGAGCGGCCGCTTCGCCAACCTGCGACCTATTTCCGAGTTCTTCGACATGAAGCGCCTATCCAAGCCCGCCAACTTTGGAGAGGTCCAGTCGCGATGGAACTACAACCTCTCCTACTTCTCCAGCAACTACAGTGTCGTCTTCTTGATGCTCAGCATCTACGCCCTGTTGACCAACTGGGTCCTGCTGTTCGATATCATCTTCGTCATTGCAGGCATGTTCCTCATTGGCAAACTCGACGGTCGTGACCTCGAGATCGGCTCCTTCAAAGCTACCACCTCCCAGCTCTGGACCggtctcctcgtcatctccgtGCCCCTCGGCCTGTACGCTTCGCCTTTTGCGACGCTGCTGTGGCTCGTGGGTGCTTCTGGCGTG GGAGCTGCGCAACAGCCATCCTGGGAGGATGGAAGGAGGGTTGTAGAGGAGTTGGAGACGGAGGTGGATGATTCGGATACACAGGGCGTTGGTTTGGTTTCGCGCGGCCAGCGGTTCGCCAGCGACCCGCTCCGCTTTACAGGTACGGACTTGGGTGACAGGGTCGCCGCGTTGCGGAGAGGGCACAACTATCAACAGtcggatgacgacgaggacgacgaggacgaggacgaggatgacaGCGAAGATGATACTGACGAAGACTCGtccgacgaagaggaagacgacgtgGACTGGGAACAACTGTCGCCGCGGGAGCGGGACGACGCACTGGCCCAAAGAGCTCTCGCCCGCGTCCGGCGCGCACAAGAACGAGGCAAGCTTGAGGTGAACCTGAGCAAAGATGAAATGGCAGCCCTCGACCGGCGGAGGAAGCGCTTGGAAAAAGAAGCACGTAAACAGGAGCGCAGACAGCGCCGGGAAAGGGAGCAGCGTTTCGCCATCCCGCTATCACAGTTCGAGCCGCCGACTCGCAGACGGGAGCCGCCGATggctgccgaggacgacttGCCGCGTCATCCCTCCCCCGGCACGTTCGCCGAGGTGCAGACGCGAGATgccatgccgcccatgggCTACTTTCCACCGCCCAACGCCTCTCGCGCTCGGCCCCGCTCAGCAACTTCGGCCTCCCAGCGACCCACGCCTCGCATCGTGGGCGAGAGGGGCTCGTCACCGTTCAACTATGCGTACGTACAAGGCGGTGCGGCCCAGCGCCATCCTTCCGATTCTGCCAATTCTCGAAGAGGACCTCTGCCATCCGAAGAAGGATGGGGTCCTGCTCCAAACATGTCGCCTGCTTCGTCCacgtcgtccatgtccaAATCGCAGTCCAACGTGGATCCCTTCCAGTTCCAGATCGAGGGTCCTCGGGTTGCTGCTTCGCGACGGAACGTCTCGGGCTCTACTGATGGACAGCGAACTTCAGTCGCACCTCCGGTTGGACGAGGCTCCCGGACTTCACGTGGTCCGCCACCCGAGGAGGACAGCAGCGAGGAGAGTAGCGAAGAGAGCACCAGCGACGACACGGGTAGCGGTGCTCAGATCGctcagccgccgccgccgccgccgccgccgccacagcCGCCAATGACGAGACGTGGCCGCAAGgaggccgttgccgtcgaAGAGGCCGTCACCCGCGAGTCGGCACGTGAGGTTTCGCGGGGCAAGAAGTCTGCCAACCCGTCGCCGTCCAAGAGGAAGCCTGCAAGTAGTCGCCGGAAGAAGAAATAG